Genomic window (Brevibacterium paucivorans):
GCCATCCGATGATGCCTGTGAAGCCCCACGGCAAAACCGCGATGATAATTCCCAGGACCGCGCATCCAAGAACAATGAAGAGGATGTGCATGGGTGGCCCTGCAACCGTGAGATCACCGGAACTGGTTTCTGGCGCAAACGGAGCGTTCGGGGCTTGCTGGGCGCCCGGCTGATGCGAAGGATCTTGGGATTCGAAAGGGTTGGACGCTTGAGGCGCGTGACCCTGTTGTGGTGCTTGAGGTGACGCGCCATGTTGCGGTGACGCACCCGGTTGGGGTGCCATGCCCGGCTGCTGTGCAGCTGGACCCCCTGGCTGGTTCGCAGGTGAGCTACCAAAGGGGTTGCCACCTGACCCTGATCCAAACGGCACCGACACCGTGGCCCCCTTTCACACCTCGTGCTCGAAATCACACGTTCTCATTCTGCCAGAGCACGAACTCTTCAACCATAACAACGTTGAGAACCACGCAATGTCACAACTTTTGTTTTGTATCAGATCTGATACTACGGCCTACGCGAGGCCGTTCCTTGTCATTCTTACACGACAAGGAACGGCAAAATAGTTTCAGCTTGCTTCTTCGATTCCGAGTTCATTTCCGGGAATCGACGCGAGCAGTTTGCGCGTATATGGGTGGCGCGGGTTGGTGAACACTTCTTCCGAGCTTGCGGCTTCGACCAGTTCCCCGTCCTTCATCACGCACACATAGTCAGAGATGAGCCTGACAACCGCGAGGTCGTGCGAGATAAAGAGGTACGACAAGCCCAGTTCTTCCTGCAGTTTCTTCAGCAGGGTCAGGATCTGGTCTTGGACCAGCACGTCGAGTGCGCTCACGGGTTCGTCGCACACGATGAGGTCTGGGTTAAGCGCAAGTGCGCGAGCGATCGAAATGCGTTGCCGTTGCCCACCCGAGAGCTCGGCCGGGTACCTGCGGTAAAAGTGCTGTGGAAGCGCCACTTGTTCCATAAGTTCAAGAACGCGTTTGCGTCGCTCTGTGGCATTCCCCCGCTTGTAGGCAGCCAGTGGTTCCTCGATGATCCTTCCCACCGTGAACATAGGATTCAACGATGAATAGGGATCCTGGAATACTGCTTGCACACGTTGCCGGAAGTCTCTGAGGTCTTTGCCTTTGAGCGTCAGAACGTCTTTTCCGTCAAACGTGATGGAACCGCCCGTGGGCTCGATGAGTTTCAGCAACATGCGAGCCGTAGTCGTTTTCCCGGAACCGGACTCCCCCACGATCGACACGGTTTTTCCTCGTGGAATCTCCAAGCTCACGTTCTTCGCAGCGTAGAAATCGTCATGTCCACGCACTGGGTACACCTTTGTGAGGCCAGATACTTCTACGAGAGGTTTCTCTTCTGGCTCTTGGGTGGCGGTGTCCTCCGTCTTGTGCTCGTGAGCGATCAGACGAGTGGCAGCAACCGACGGGGCCGCGTTGACGAGCGACTGGGTGTACGGGTGTTGCGGGTCCTCCAAAAGCTGGCGAGCCGACCCAGTTTCCACGACCTTTCCTCGGTGCATGACCACCAAGTTCTGGGCGCGTTCGGCTGCGAGCCCCAGGTCGTGTGTGATGAGGAGGACTGACGTTCCCAGCTCGGCCGTCATCGAGTCGATCTGGTCAAGG
Coding sequences:
- a CDS encoding ABC transporter ATP-binding protein: MTQTPENTTNLLTIRDLEVSFTTMHGKVQAVEGASMELPAGGTLAIVGESGSGKSTTAMATIGLLPGSGQVTSGSILFDSQELVGLPEPKMRGIRGRQIGLVPQDPMSNLNPVSRIGTQISETLLTHKLATKDTVKDQVIEVMTRAGIPEPERRSKQYPHELSGGLRQRALIAIALACKPKLLIADEPTSALDVTVQQVILDQIDSMTAELGTSVLLITHDLGLAAERAQNLVVMHRGKVVETGSARQLLEDPQHPYTQSLVNAAPSVAATRLIAHEHKTEDTATQEPEEKPLVEVSGLTKVYPVRGHDDFYAAKNVSLEIPRGKTVSIVGESGSGKTTTARMLLKLIEPTGGSITFDGKDVLTLKGKDLRDFRQRVQAVFQDPYSSLNPMFTVGRIIEEPLAAYKRGNATERRKRVLELMEQVALPQHFYRRYPAELSGGQRQRISIARALALNPDLIVCDEPVSALDVLVQDQILTLLKKLQEELGLSYLFISHDLAVVRLISDYVCVMKDGELVEAASSEEVFTNPRHPYTRKLLASIPGNELGIEEAS